The proteins below come from a single Balaenoptera musculus isolate JJ_BM4_2016_0621 chromosome 1, mBalMus1.pri.v3, whole genome shotgun sequence genomic window:
- the LAD1 gene encoding ladinin-1 isoform X4 — MSVSRKNWAALSRLPSVEEMEVPPRPPLDSRGEDEDVWAILRARQERRQRQREVEVAQAPVREQLEAEEEDGVGTGQARQPPLVPEKELKLLPRRRLSREQRSSWVQEEESLAGREPGCSRKGGSEKPSAPEKTLAPQKSLDSKEISASEKNPSPEKVPVSQKIAVLEKRTISGKRLVLEKTSVLEKLPSPGKTSDSEKRLTSEKAAVFEKTPAPETQLAPVRAAAPGQPQAQERPASAESPSTRKGQGRAGPEQEPPSSAGLREQGSGRPAVTCRLPPITLQMKIASKEDEADALSPTQATYSSSLKRSSPRTISFRMSPGRDHSVAALTRSTSTRLPASSFTLGQKLERYHTAVQRSESVRSPGPSRPEFLVAPVDVASKRHLFEKELVGQGREGPASSRQLSFQENLRLSGVVTSRLNLWISRTQESGDQDPQEVQKDARHQEGQKESAAAKRIQWRKKADPSLGAEV, encoded by the exons ATGTCAGTCAGCAGGAAGAACTGGGCCGCGCTGTCCAG ACTGCCGAGCGTGGAGGAGATGGAGGTCCCCCCCCGACCACCCCTAGACTCCAGAGGTGAGGACGAGGACGTGTGGGCCATCCTCAGGGCACGGCAGGAGCGGAGGCAGAGGCAGCGGGAGGTGGAGGTCGCACAGGCCCCCGTCCGGGAGCAgctggaggcagaggaggaggacgGCGTGGGCACCGGGCAGGCCAGGCAGCCGCCCCTGGTGCCCGAGAAGGAGCTGAAGCTGCTGCCTCGCCGGAGACTGAGCCGGGAGCAGCGGAGCTCCTGGGTCCAGGAGGAGGAGAGCTTGGCGGGCAGGGAGCCGGGATGCAGCAGGAAGGGGGGCTCAGAGAAGCCCTCTGCCCCAGAGAAGACATTAGCGCCCCAAAAGAGCCTGGACTCCAAGGAAATCTCCGCCTCCGAGAAGAACCCCAGCCCTGAGAAAGTGCCTGTGTCCCAGAAGATCGCAGTGTTGGAGAAAAGAACCATCTCGGGAAAGAGGTTGGTTCTGGAAAAAACAAGTGTCTTGGAGAAGCTGCCGTCCCCAGGGAAGACGTCGGACTCAGAAAAGAGACTGACGTCTGAGAAAGCAGCAGTCTTTGAGAAGACCCCGGCCCCTGAGACGCAGCTGGCCCCAGTGAGGGCGGCGgccccagggcagccccaggcccaggagcGGCCAGCCTCTGCGGAGAGCCCGTCCACCCgcaaggggcaggggagggccgGCCCCGAGCAGGAGCCCCCGTCCTCGGCGGGGCTGCGGGAGCAGGGGTCAGGGCGTCCGGCTGTGACTTGCCGCCTCCCACCCATCACTCTCCAG ATGAAAATCGCCAGCAAGGAGGACGAGGCGGACGCACTCTCGCCCACCCAGGCCACCTACAGCAGCTCGCTGAAGCGCTCCAGCCCCAGGACCATCTCCTTCCGG ATGAGCCCCGGGAGAGACCACTCAGTGGCAGCCTTAACCCGCAG CACCAGCACAAGGCTCCCGGCCAGCTCGTTCACACTGGGCCAGAAGCTGGAGAGATACCACACAGCTGTacag AGATCAGAGTCAGTCAGGTCTCCGGGCCCCTCCCGCCCTGAGTTCTTGGTGGCTCCCGTGGACGTCGCCAGCAAGCGCCACCTCTTTGAGAAGGAGCTGGTGGGTCAGGGCCGAGAAGGACCAGCCTCCAGCCGGCAG CTCTCTTTTCAGGAGAACTTGCGGCTCTCGGGGGTTGTGACATCGAGGCTCAACCTGTGGATCAGCAGGACCCAGGAGTCGGGAGATCAGGACCCGCAG GAAGTGCAGAAGGATGCCCGCCACCAGGAGGGGCAGAAGGAGTCAGCGGCCGCCAAGAGGATCCAGTGGAGGAAGAAAGCAGACCCCTCCCTGGGTGCCGAg GTGTGA
- the LAD1 gene encoding ladinin-1 isoform X3 — protein MSVSRKNWAALSSLARQWTLEDEAEQERERRRRHRSLSSTADDEVARPARDGDPAAPERLPSVEEMEVPPRPPLDSRGEDEDVWAILRARQERRQRQREVEVAQAPVREQLEAEEEDGVGTGQARQPPLVPEKELKLLPRRRLSREQRSSWVQEEESLAGREPGCSRKGGSEKPSAPEKTLAPQKSLDSKEISASEKNPSPEKVPVSQKIAVLEKRTISGKRLVLEKTSVLEKLPSPGKTSDSEKRLTSEKAAVFEKTPAPETQLAPVRAAAPGQPQAQERPASAESPSTRKGQGRAGPEQEPPSSAGLREQGSGRPAVTCRLPPITLQMKIASKEDEADALSPTQATYSSSLKRSSPRTISFRMSPGRDHSVAALTRSTSTRLPASSFTLGQKLERYHTAVQRSESVRSPGPSRPEFLVAPVDVASKRHLFEKELVGQGREGPASSRQLSFQENLRLSGVVTSRLNLWISRTQESGDQDPQEGQKESAAAKRIQWRKKADPSLGAEV, from the exons ATGTCAGTCAGCAGGAAGAACTGGGCCGCGCTGTCCAG CCTGGCCAGGCAGTGGACCCTGGAGGATGAGGCGGAGCAGGAGCGAGAACGGCGGCGGCGACACCGGAGCCTGAGCTCCACCGCGGACGACGAGGTGGCCCGGCCAGCCCGGGACGGAGACCCGGCGGCCCCAGAGag ACTGCCGAGCGTGGAGGAGATGGAGGTCCCCCCCCGACCACCCCTAGACTCCAGAGGTGAGGACGAGGACGTGTGGGCCATCCTCAGGGCACGGCAGGAGCGGAGGCAGAGGCAGCGGGAGGTGGAGGTCGCACAGGCCCCCGTCCGGGAGCAgctggaggcagaggaggaggacgGCGTGGGCACCGGGCAGGCCAGGCAGCCGCCCCTGGTGCCCGAGAAGGAGCTGAAGCTGCTGCCTCGCCGGAGACTGAGCCGGGAGCAGCGGAGCTCCTGGGTCCAGGAGGAGGAGAGCTTGGCGGGCAGGGAGCCGGGATGCAGCAGGAAGGGGGGCTCAGAGAAGCCCTCTGCCCCAGAGAAGACATTAGCGCCCCAAAAGAGCCTGGACTCCAAGGAAATCTCCGCCTCCGAGAAGAACCCCAGCCCTGAGAAAGTGCCTGTGTCCCAGAAGATCGCAGTGTTGGAGAAAAGAACCATCTCGGGAAAGAGGTTGGTTCTGGAAAAAACAAGTGTCTTGGAGAAGCTGCCGTCCCCAGGGAAGACGTCGGACTCAGAAAAGAGACTGACGTCTGAGAAAGCAGCAGTCTTTGAGAAGACCCCGGCCCCTGAGACGCAGCTGGCCCCAGTGAGGGCGGCGgccccagggcagccccaggcccaggagcGGCCAGCCTCTGCGGAGAGCCCGTCCACCCgcaaggggcaggggagggccgGCCCCGAGCAGGAGCCCCCGTCCTCGGCGGGGCTGCGGGAGCAGGGGTCAGGGCGTCCGGCTGTGACTTGCCGCCTCCCACCCATCACTCTCCAG ATGAAAATCGCCAGCAAGGAGGACGAGGCGGACGCACTCTCGCCCACCCAGGCCACCTACAGCAGCTCGCTGAAGCGCTCCAGCCCCAGGACCATCTCCTTCCGG ATGAGCCCCGGGAGAGACCACTCAGTGGCAGCCTTAACCCGCAG CACCAGCACAAGGCTCCCGGCCAGCTCGTTCACACTGGGCCAGAAGCTGGAGAGATACCACACAGCTGTacag AGATCAGAGTCAGTCAGGTCTCCGGGCCCCTCCCGCCCTGAGTTCTTGGTGGCTCCCGTGGACGTCGCCAGCAAGCGCCACCTCTTTGAGAAGGAGCTGGTGGGTCAGGGCCGAGAAGGACCAGCCTCCAGCCGGCAG CTCTCTTTTCAGGAGAACTTGCGGCTCTCGGGGGTTGTGACATCGAGGCTCAACCTGTGGATCAGCAGGACCCAGGAGTCGGGAGATCAGGACCCGCAG GAGGGGCAGAAGGAGTCAGCGGCCGCCAAGAGGATCCAGTGGAGGAAGAAAGCAGACCCCTCCCTGGGTGCCGAg GTGTGA
- the LAD1 gene encoding ladinin-1 isoform X1, translating into MSVSRKNWAALSSLARQWTLEDEAEQERERRRRHRSLSSTADDEVARPARDGDPAAPERLPSVEEMEVPPRPPLDSRGEDEDVWAILRARQERRQRQREVEVAQAPVREQLEAEEEDGVGTGQARQPPLVPEKELKLLPRRRLSREQRSSWVQEEESLAGREPGCSRKGGSEKPSAPEKTLAPQKSLDSKEISASEKNPSPEKVPVSQKIAVLEKRTISGKRLVLEKTSVLEKLPSPGKTSDSEKRLTSEKAAVFEKTPAPETQLAPVRAAAPGQPQAQERPASAESPSTRKGQGRAGPEQEPPSSAGLREQGSGRPAVTCRLPPITLQMKIASKEDEADALSPTQATYSSSLKRSSPRTISFRMSPGRDHSVAALTRSTSTRLPASSFTLGQKLERYHTAVQRSESVRSPGPSRPEFLVAPVDVASKRHLFEKELVGQGREGPASSRQLSFQENLRLSGVVTSRLNLWISRTQESGDQDPQEVQKDARHQEGQKESAAAKRIQWRKKADPSLGAEV; encoded by the exons ATGTCAGTCAGCAGGAAGAACTGGGCCGCGCTGTCCAG CCTGGCCAGGCAGTGGACCCTGGAGGATGAGGCGGAGCAGGAGCGAGAACGGCGGCGGCGACACCGGAGCCTGAGCTCCACCGCGGACGACGAGGTGGCCCGGCCAGCCCGGGACGGAGACCCGGCGGCCCCAGAGag ACTGCCGAGCGTGGAGGAGATGGAGGTCCCCCCCCGACCACCCCTAGACTCCAGAGGTGAGGACGAGGACGTGTGGGCCATCCTCAGGGCACGGCAGGAGCGGAGGCAGAGGCAGCGGGAGGTGGAGGTCGCACAGGCCCCCGTCCGGGAGCAgctggaggcagaggaggaggacgGCGTGGGCACCGGGCAGGCCAGGCAGCCGCCCCTGGTGCCCGAGAAGGAGCTGAAGCTGCTGCCTCGCCGGAGACTGAGCCGGGAGCAGCGGAGCTCCTGGGTCCAGGAGGAGGAGAGCTTGGCGGGCAGGGAGCCGGGATGCAGCAGGAAGGGGGGCTCAGAGAAGCCCTCTGCCCCAGAGAAGACATTAGCGCCCCAAAAGAGCCTGGACTCCAAGGAAATCTCCGCCTCCGAGAAGAACCCCAGCCCTGAGAAAGTGCCTGTGTCCCAGAAGATCGCAGTGTTGGAGAAAAGAACCATCTCGGGAAAGAGGTTGGTTCTGGAAAAAACAAGTGTCTTGGAGAAGCTGCCGTCCCCAGGGAAGACGTCGGACTCAGAAAAGAGACTGACGTCTGAGAAAGCAGCAGTCTTTGAGAAGACCCCGGCCCCTGAGACGCAGCTGGCCCCAGTGAGGGCGGCGgccccagggcagccccaggcccaggagcGGCCAGCCTCTGCGGAGAGCCCGTCCACCCgcaaggggcaggggagggccgGCCCCGAGCAGGAGCCCCCGTCCTCGGCGGGGCTGCGGGAGCAGGGGTCAGGGCGTCCGGCTGTGACTTGCCGCCTCCCACCCATCACTCTCCAG ATGAAAATCGCCAGCAAGGAGGACGAGGCGGACGCACTCTCGCCCACCCAGGCCACCTACAGCAGCTCGCTGAAGCGCTCCAGCCCCAGGACCATCTCCTTCCGG ATGAGCCCCGGGAGAGACCACTCAGTGGCAGCCTTAACCCGCAG CACCAGCACAAGGCTCCCGGCCAGCTCGTTCACACTGGGCCAGAAGCTGGAGAGATACCACACAGCTGTacag AGATCAGAGTCAGTCAGGTCTCCGGGCCCCTCCCGCCCTGAGTTCTTGGTGGCTCCCGTGGACGTCGCCAGCAAGCGCCACCTCTTTGAGAAGGAGCTGGTGGGTCAGGGCCGAGAAGGACCAGCCTCCAGCCGGCAG CTCTCTTTTCAGGAGAACTTGCGGCTCTCGGGGGTTGTGACATCGAGGCTCAACCTGTGGATCAGCAGGACCCAGGAGTCGGGAGATCAGGACCCGCAG GAAGTGCAGAAGGATGCCCGCCACCAGGAGGGGCAGAAGGAGTCAGCGGCCGCCAAGAGGATCCAGTGGAGGAAGAAAGCAGACCCCTCCCTGGGTGCCGAg GTGTGA
- the LOC118883621 gene encoding collagen alpha-2(I) chain-like, whose product MGTVCSDKANSESLVPVRALCAVVIKVDVCRTKLELCSQVSRTQLREHGRRAHAPLRPAQAHLGNRRAPQITAGRVSRPPSLWGRRGQPWPASVIPSEAPILHPGVQGTGGPRGPVRDPRLARLPLVGFLWPALCLPGAGGQQDLEGLPGTPTPATNSSPRTKPGAGQTLPGDAGPARNSGFKQATCRVLNAPILNLGRSQQVNLSSTTVLCNPPSSVGTRERAEGLRLVLGIWVSEAVALGGGALGACNPCTGVPIKG is encoded by the exons ATGGGGACCGTCTGCAGC GACAAAGCAAACTCAGAAAGTCTGGTGCCTGTCAGAGCCCTTTGTGCTGTAGTGATAAAGGTAGACGTGTGCAG AACTAAATTAGAACTCTGTTCCCAAGTGTCCCGGACCCAGCTGCGGGAACACGGGCGCAGGGCCCACGCCCCTCTACGCCCGGCCCAGGCCCACCTGGGAAACCGCAGGGCTCCTCAGATCACAGCTGGAAGGGTCAGCAGGCCCCCGAGCCTGTGGGGCAGACGCGGCCAGCCTTGGCCAGCCTCTGTGATCCCGAGTGAGGCTCCTATCTTGCATCCTGGGGTCCAGGGCACTGGAGGCCCTCGGGGCCCCGTCCGTGACCCCAGGCTGGCCCGTCTCCCGCTGGTGGGCTTCCTGTGGCCGGCCCTGTGCCTGCCCGGAGCCGGGGGGCAGCAGGACCTGGAGGGCCTGCCTGGGACACCCACACCCGCTACCAACTCGAGTCCCAGAACGAAGCCGGGGGCGGGGCAAACACTGCCCGGAGACGCAGGCCCTGCCAGGAATTCGGGGTTCAAACAGGCGACCTGCAGGGTTTTGAATGCTCCCATTCTAAACTTGGGAAGGTCCCAGCAGGTGAATTTGTCCAGCACAACTGTCCTCTGTAACCCTCCCTCCAGCGTGGGGACCCGAGAGCGGGCCGAGGGGCTCCGCTTGGTCCTGGGGATCTGGGTGTCGGAAGCTGTTGCCCTCGGGGGGGGAGCCCTTGGTGCCTGC
- the LAD1 gene encoding ladinin-1 isoform X5: protein MEVPPRPPLDSRGEDEDVWAILRARQERRQRQREVEVAQAPVREQLEAEEEDGVGTGQARQPPLVPEKELKLLPRRRLSREQRSSWVQEEESLAGREPGCSRKGGSEKPSAPEKTLAPQKSLDSKEISASEKNPSPEKVPVSQKIAVLEKRTISGKRLVLEKTSVLEKLPSPGKTSDSEKRLTSEKAAVFEKTPAPETQLAPVRAAAPGQPQAQERPASAESPSTRKGQGRAGPEQEPPSSAGLREQGSGRPAVTCRLPPITLQMKIASKEDEADALSPTQATYSSSLKRSSPRTISFRMSPGRDHSVAALTRSTSTRLPASSFTLGQKLERYHTAVQRSESVRSPGPSRPEFLVAPVDVASKRHLFEKELVGQGREGPASSRQLSFQENLRLSGVVTSRLNLWISRTQESGDQDPQEVQKDARHQEGQKESAAAKRIQWRKKADPSLGAEV from the exons ATGGAGGTCCCCCCCCGACCACCCCTAGACTCCAGAGGTGAGGACGAGGACGTGTGGGCCATCCTCAGGGCACGGCAGGAGCGGAGGCAGAGGCAGCGGGAGGTGGAGGTCGCACAGGCCCCCGTCCGGGAGCAgctggaggcagaggaggaggacgGCGTGGGCACCGGGCAGGCCAGGCAGCCGCCCCTGGTGCCCGAGAAGGAGCTGAAGCTGCTGCCTCGCCGGAGACTGAGCCGGGAGCAGCGGAGCTCCTGGGTCCAGGAGGAGGAGAGCTTGGCGGGCAGGGAGCCGGGATGCAGCAGGAAGGGGGGCTCAGAGAAGCCCTCTGCCCCAGAGAAGACATTAGCGCCCCAAAAGAGCCTGGACTCCAAGGAAATCTCCGCCTCCGAGAAGAACCCCAGCCCTGAGAAAGTGCCTGTGTCCCAGAAGATCGCAGTGTTGGAGAAAAGAACCATCTCGGGAAAGAGGTTGGTTCTGGAAAAAACAAGTGTCTTGGAGAAGCTGCCGTCCCCAGGGAAGACGTCGGACTCAGAAAAGAGACTGACGTCTGAGAAAGCAGCAGTCTTTGAGAAGACCCCGGCCCCTGAGACGCAGCTGGCCCCAGTGAGGGCGGCGgccccagggcagccccaggcccaggagcGGCCAGCCTCTGCGGAGAGCCCGTCCACCCgcaaggggcaggggagggccgGCCCCGAGCAGGAGCCCCCGTCCTCGGCGGGGCTGCGGGAGCAGGGGTCAGGGCGTCCGGCTGTGACTTGCCGCCTCCCACCCATCACTCTCCAG ATGAAAATCGCCAGCAAGGAGGACGAGGCGGACGCACTCTCGCCCACCCAGGCCACCTACAGCAGCTCGCTGAAGCGCTCCAGCCCCAGGACCATCTCCTTCCGG ATGAGCCCCGGGAGAGACCACTCAGTGGCAGCCTTAACCCGCAG CACCAGCACAAGGCTCCCGGCCAGCTCGTTCACACTGGGCCAGAAGCTGGAGAGATACCACACAGCTGTacag AGATCAGAGTCAGTCAGGTCTCCGGGCCCCTCCCGCCCTGAGTTCTTGGTGGCTCCCGTGGACGTCGCCAGCAAGCGCCACCTCTTTGAGAAGGAGCTGGTGGGTCAGGGCCGAGAAGGACCAGCCTCCAGCCGGCAG CTCTCTTTTCAGGAGAACTTGCGGCTCTCGGGGGTTGTGACATCGAGGCTCAACCTGTGGATCAGCAGGACCCAGGAGTCGGGAGATCAGGACCCGCAG GAAGTGCAGAAGGATGCCCGCCACCAGGAGGGGCAGAAGGAGTCAGCGGCCGCCAAGAGGATCCAGTGGAGGAAGAAAGCAGACCCCTCCCTGGGTGCCGAg GTGTGA
- the LAD1 gene encoding ladinin-1 isoform X2, which translates to MSVSRKNWAALSSLARQWTLEDEAEQERERRRRHRSLSSTADDEVARPARDGDPAAPERLPSVEEMEVPPRPPLDSRGEDEDVWAILRARQERRQRQREVEVAQAPVREQLEAEEEDGVGTGQARQPPLVPEKELKLLPRRRLSREQRSSWVQEEESLAGREPGCSRKGGSEKPSAPEKTLAPQKSLDSKEISASEKNPSPEKVPVSQKIAVLEKRTISGKRLVLEKTSVLEKLPSPGKTSDSEKRLTSEKAAVFEKTPAPETQLAPVRAAAPGQPQAQERPASAESPSTRKGQGRAGPEQEPPSSAGLREQGSGRPAVTCRLPPITLQMKIASKEDEADALSPTQATYSSSLKRSSPRTISFRMSPGRDHSVAALTRSTSTRLPASSFTLGQKLERYHTAVQRSESVRSPGPSRPEFLVAPVDVASKRHLFEKELVGQGREGPASSRQENLRLSGVVTSRLNLWISRTQESGDQDPQEVQKDARHQEGQKESAAAKRIQWRKKADPSLGAEV; encoded by the exons ATGTCAGTCAGCAGGAAGAACTGGGCCGCGCTGTCCAG CCTGGCCAGGCAGTGGACCCTGGAGGATGAGGCGGAGCAGGAGCGAGAACGGCGGCGGCGACACCGGAGCCTGAGCTCCACCGCGGACGACGAGGTGGCCCGGCCAGCCCGGGACGGAGACCCGGCGGCCCCAGAGag ACTGCCGAGCGTGGAGGAGATGGAGGTCCCCCCCCGACCACCCCTAGACTCCAGAGGTGAGGACGAGGACGTGTGGGCCATCCTCAGGGCACGGCAGGAGCGGAGGCAGAGGCAGCGGGAGGTGGAGGTCGCACAGGCCCCCGTCCGGGAGCAgctggaggcagaggaggaggacgGCGTGGGCACCGGGCAGGCCAGGCAGCCGCCCCTGGTGCCCGAGAAGGAGCTGAAGCTGCTGCCTCGCCGGAGACTGAGCCGGGAGCAGCGGAGCTCCTGGGTCCAGGAGGAGGAGAGCTTGGCGGGCAGGGAGCCGGGATGCAGCAGGAAGGGGGGCTCAGAGAAGCCCTCTGCCCCAGAGAAGACATTAGCGCCCCAAAAGAGCCTGGACTCCAAGGAAATCTCCGCCTCCGAGAAGAACCCCAGCCCTGAGAAAGTGCCTGTGTCCCAGAAGATCGCAGTGTTGGAGAAAAGAACCATCTCGGGAAAGAGGTTGGTTCTGGAAAAAACAAGTGTCTTGGAGAAGCTGCCGTCCCCAGGGAAGACGTCGGACTCAGAAAAGAGACTGACGTCTGAGAAAGCAGCAGTCTTTGAGAAGACCCCGGCCCCTGAGACGCAGCTGGCCCCAGTGAGGGCGGCGgccccagggcagccccaggcccaggagcGGCCAGCCTCTGCGGAGAGCCCGTCCACCCgcaaggggcaggggagggccgGCCCCGAGCAGGAGCCCCCGTCCTCGGCGGGGCTGCGGGAGCAGGGGTCAGGGCGTCCGGCTGTGACTTGCCGCCTCCCACCCATCACTCTCCAG ATGAAAATCGCCAGCAAGGAGGACGAGGCGGACGCACTCTCGCCCACCCAGGCCACCTACAGCAGCTCGCTGAAGCGCTCCAGCCCCAGGACCATCTCCTTCCGG ATGAGCCCCGGGAGAGACCACTCAGTGGCAGCCTTAACCCGCAG CACCAGCACAAGGCTCCCGGCCAGCTCGTTCACACTGGGCCAGAAGCTGGAGAGATACCACACAGCTGTacag AGATCAGAGTCAGTCAGGTCTCCGGGCCCCTCCCGCCCTGAGTTCTTGGTGGCTCCCGTGGACGTCGCCAGCAAGCGCCACCTCTTTGAGAAGGAGCTGGTGGGTCAGGGCCGAGAAGGACCAGCCTCCAGCCGGCAG GAGAACTTGCGGCTCTCGGGGGTTGTGACATCGAGGCTCAACCTGTGGATCAGCAGGACCCAGGAGTCGGGAGATCAGGACCCGCAG GAAGTGCAGAAGGATGCCCGCCACCAGGAGGGGCAGAAGGAGTCAGCGGCCGCCAAGAGGATCCAGTGGAGGAAGAAAGCAGACCCCTCCCTGGGTGCCGAg GTGTGA